A single Rhinolophus ferrumequinum isolate MPI-CBG mRhiFer1 chromosome 12, mRhiFer1_v1.p, whole genome shotgun sequence DNA region contains:
- the LOC117032433 gene encoding allergen Fel d 4-like, with the protein MKLLSLCLGLTLVWAHEEGNHEVVTSNIDFSKISGDWYTVFLASDEKERIEENGDLRIFLKHIQALDSSSVLLKYHKKKNGQCVEFSVVGEETEQDGVYSFFYEGHIIFSIIEAVYGEYAICHTVIFKNEKITQVMELFGHEPDLSQTIKTRFEEICQQYGIPKENILDLTKVDRCLQARGNN; encoded by the exons ATGAAGCTGCTGTCACTCTGTCTGGGGCTGACTCTAGTCTGGGCACATGAGGAAGGAAACCATGAGGTTGTGACAAGCAACATCGATTTTTCAAAG ATTTCAGGGGATTGGTATACCGTCTTCTTGGCCTCGGATGAGAAAGAAAGGATCGAAGAAAATGGGGACCTCAGGATTTTTTTGAAACATATCCAAGCCTTGGATAGCTCTTCTGTGTTACTTAAATATCACAAAAA GAAAAATGGACAATGtgttgaattctctgttgttggagaagaaacagaacagGATGGTGTATACAGTTTTTTCT ATGAAGGACACATTATATTTAGCATAATTGAAGCCGTCTATGGTGAATATGCCATTTGTCACACCgtgattttcaaaaatgaaaaaataacccaAGTGATGGAGTTGTTTG GCCATGAACCAGATTTGAgtcaaacaataaaaacaaggtTTGAAGAAATTTGCCAACAATATGGAATTCCTAAGGAAAACATTCTCGATCTGACCAAAGTCG ATCGCTGTCTCCAGGCCCGAGGGAACAACTAG